Proteins encoded by one window of Cyclobacteriaceae bacterium:
- a CDS encoding redoxin domain-containing protein: protein MKYTRLSLSVVLVSVLLLVGCSSNGQQANKGDGQTVTIRGKVGFPQQGGTITIMEITKTGAGWQDTINLKSNYTFEKKVKVKEPGYYKLNFYNRQAVDLILYKNDLEINVDGNEASGFFEVKGSPEIEFIKEAQQTLNGVQSSPEAQKLIADFNKAQAANDQQSILAIQKAYQKLLSDAGNQVAEKIKNSPPSLGVINVLQAQMLDKDEYFDVYLATAEKLEKEWPDFVHAKDFVSMVDKMKALAIGQVAPEISLPNPDGQVVPLSSLRGKYVLVDFWAKWCGPCRRENPNIVRAYNEYKDKGFTVYGVSLDRSKADWLQGIQEDGLTWTHVSDLKYWQSEAAKTYNITAIPFSLLLDPNGKIIAKNLRGQALDEKLEEVLGGK, encoded by the coding sequence ATGAAGTATACAAGATTGAGTTTAAGTGTTGTTTTGGTGAGTGTGTTGTTACTGGTGGGCTGTTCCTCCAACGGTCAGCAAGCCAACAAAGGCGATGGCCAAACCGTGACCATACGGGGAAAGGTAGGTTTTCCGCAACAAGGTGGTACCATCACCATTATGGAGATAACGAAGACTGGTGCCGGCTGGCAGGATACCATTAACCTGAAAAGCAATTACACTTTCGAAAAGAAAGTTAAAGTTAAAGAACCGGGTTACTACAAATTGAATTTTTATAACCGTCAGGCGGTAGATCTGATCTTATATAAAAATGATCTTGAAATTAATGTAGATGGAAATGAAGCTTCTGGTTTTTTTGAAGTGAAGGGCTCTCCGGAGATTGAATTCATCAAGGAGGCGCAGCAAACACTGAATGGTGTTCAAAGCTCCCCGGAAGCGCAAAAGCTGATTGCCGATTTCAACAAGGCACAAGCTGCTAATGACCAGCAGTCGATTCTTGCCATTCAAAAGGCGTATCAGAAATTATTATCCGATGCCGGTAATCAGGTTGCAGAAAAGATAAAAAATAGTCCGCCCTCATTGGGTGTGATCAACGTGCTACAGGCGCAGATGCTGGATAAGGATGAATATTTTGATGTGTACTTGGCAACAGCAGAAAAATTAGAAAAAGAGTGGCCTGACTTTGTGCATGCAAAAGATTTTGTTTCGATGGTGGATAAGATGAAAGCACTTGCCATTGGCCAGGTGGCACCTGAAATTTCCTTACCCAACCCGGATGGTCAGGTTGTTCCGTTGTCATCGTTGCGGGGCAAATATGTGCTGGTGGATTTTTGGGCCAAGTGGTGCGGACCGTGCCGCAGGGAAAACCCGAACATTGTACGGGCTTATAATGAATATAAAGACAAAGGCTTCACCGTGTATGGTGTTTCACTCGATCGTTCAAAAGCAGATTGGTTACAAGGCATACAGGAAGATGGCCTTACGTGGACACACGTTTCTGATTTGAAATACTGGCAATCCGAAGCCGCTAAAACCTATAACATTACAGCCATACCTTTCTCCTTATTGCTTGATCCAAATGGTAAAATCATTGCCAAGAACCTGCGCGGTCAGGCATTGGATGAGAAGCTGGAGGAAGTTTTAGGAGGTAAATAA
- the alaS gene encoding alanine--tRNA ligase yields the protein MDSATIRRLFLEFFEKKNHLIVPSAPLVLKNDPTLLFTNSGMVQFKDYFLGHGTPKSKRIADTQKCLRVSGKHNDLEEVGIDTYHHTMFEMLGNWSFGDYFKKEAIEWAWELLTDVYKLPKDRLYVSVFGGDKGDNLPVDTDAIAYWKNIVPEDRIIHGKKKDNFWEMGETGPCGPCSEIHIDLRSEAEVKKTSGKELVNNDHPQVIEIWNLVFMEFNRKADGSLEKLPAQHVDTGMGFERLCMAIQGKTSTYDTTVFKPLMDFISEAAGVKYGSNEKTDIAIRVLADHIRAVAFAIADGQLPSNTGAGYVIRRILRRAVRYGYTFLDFKDPFLYKLVPILAEQMKDVFPELHGQLDYVTKVIHEEEISFLKTLERGLKRFDAIENELKNKIVPGELAFELYDTFGFPFDLTSLIAREKGFSVDEKGFQVEMQKQKERSKADAAKETGDWILVGEDEKTEFIGYDFLEADVRIVKYRKLVQKNKELYQLVFDRTPFYAESGGQVGDIGYIQHGSEKISVIDTKKENELIVHFTDKLPADLSAAFHAVVNERKRKLTMNNHSVTHLLHAALREVLGKHVEQKGSLVNEKITRFDFSHFAAMTPEEIQKVEDRVNAKIREDIHADIKQNVPIDDAKKLGAMALFGEKYGDYVRVVTFDPQFSVELCGGTHVPSTGNIGLFKITAESSVAAGVRRIEAITAETAEQYVRNELNLLDSVRELLKNPKDLVTAVKNLAEEKHTLEKKLEAVNQERANALKDELAKKAVAVNGSHLIIEKVSVPNADALKNIAYALRNQFNDLLLVLAADVDSKPQVAVMIGEKLMETKKYHAGELVKVLAKEIEGGGGGQPFFATAGGKNIAGLDAVIIKAKELIR from the coding sequence ATGGACTCAGCAACGATCAGACGCCTGTTTTTGGAGTTTTTTGAGAAGAAGAATCACCTGATTGTGCCTTCCGCACCGCTTGTGCTCAAGAACGACCCGACTTTACTGTTCACCAACTCGGGTATGGTGCAGTTTAAGGATTATTTCCTGGGGCACGGCACCCCAAAAAGCAAACGCATTGCCGATACGCAAAAGTGTCTTCGCGTAAGCGGTAAGCACAACGATTTGGAAGAAGTGGGCATTGATACCTACCACCACACCATGTTTGAAATGCTGGGCAACTGGTCGTTTGGGGATTATTTTAAGAAGGAAGCGATTGAGTGGGCGTGGGAATTACTGACAGATGTATACAAACTTCCGAAAGACAGACTTTATGTTTCTGTGTTTGGTGGAGACAAAGGTGATAACCTTCCGGTTGATACCGATGCGATTGCGTATTGGAAAAACATTGTACCGGAAGACCGAATCATTCATGGTAAGAAGAAAGACAACTTCTGGGAGATGGGCGAGACCGGCCCGTGTGGTCCGTGTTCTGAAATTCACATCGACTTACGATCGGAAGCTGAAGTAAAAAAGACAAGCGGCAAAGAATTGGTGAACAACGATCACCCGCAGGTGATTGAAATCTGGAACCTCGTGTTCATGGAGTTTAACCGCAAAGCTGATGGTTCCCTTGAAAAGCTTCCTGCACAACATGTAGATACCGGTATGGGCTTCGAGCGGTTGTGCATGGCCATACAAGGCAAGACATCCACATACGATACCACCGTGTTCAAGCCGCTGATGGATTTTATTTCGGAAGCTGCCGGTGTGAAGTATGGAAGTAATGAAAAAACCGATATTGCCATTCGTGTGTTGGCTGATCACATTCGTGCGGTGGCGTTTGCTATTGCCGATGGCCAGTTGCCTTCGAATACCGGTGCCGGGTATGTCATTCGCAGAATTTTGAGAAGAGCGGTGCGTTATGGCTACACCTTTTTGGATTTCAAAGATCCGTTCCTCTACAAACTCGTTCCGATTTTAGCGGAGCAGATGAAGGATGTGTTTCCTGAATTGCATGGGCAATTAGATTATGTGACCAAGGTTATTCATGAAGAGGAGATTTCGTTTTTGAAAACGCTTGAACGCGGACTAAAGCGATTTGATGCGATTGAAAATGAGTTAAAGAACAAGATTGTTCCCGGTGAACTTGCCTTTGAATTGTACGATACCTTCGGTTTTCCTTTTGATCTTACCTCACTCATTGCACGCGAAAAAGGTTTCTCGGTTGATGAGAAAGGATTTCAGGTTGAGATGCAAAAACAAAAGGAACGCTCCAAAGCTGATGCAGCCAAAGAAACCGGTGACTGGATTTTGGTTGGCGAGGATGAGAAGACCGAATTTATCGGCTACGATTTTCTGGAAGCCGATGTGCGGATTGTGAAATACCGCAAGCTGGTTCAGAAAAATAAGGAACTGTATCAACTCGTGTTTGATCGCACACCTTTCTATGCTGAAAGTGGCGGTCAGGTTGGGGATATCGGATACATCCAACACGGAAGTGAGAAGATATCCGTCATTGATACCAAAAAGGAAAACGAACTGATTGTTCATTTTACTGATAAACTTCCAGCCGATTTATCGGCAGCATTTCATGCTGTGGTGAACGAACGAAAGCGCAAGCTCACCATGAACAATCACTCAGTAACTCATTTGCTGCATGCTGCCCTTCGTGAAGTGTTGGGCAAGCATGTGGAGCAGAAGGGATCCTTGGTGAATGAAAAAATTACCCGCTTTGATTTTTCGCACTTTGCGGCCATGACGCCTGAAGAAATTCAAAAAGTGGAAGATCGGGTGAATGCAAAAATCCGGGAAGACATTCATGCCGATATAAAACAAAATGTACCCATTGATGATGCAAAGAAATTGGGTGCTATGGCATTGTTCGGTGAAAAATATGGCGACTATGTTCGTGTAGTCACATTCGATCCGCAATTCTCGGTTGAACTTTGTGGAGGTACGCACGTACCCTCAACGGGAAACATTGGGTTGTTTAAAATTACTGCGGAAAGTTCGGTTGCTGCCGGTGTGCGTAGAATTGAAGCCATTACGGCAGAAACGGCAGAACAATACGTGCGCAATGAATTGAATCTGCTGGATAGTGTACGCGAGTTATTAAAAAATCCAAAGGATCTGGTAACAGCTGTTAAGAACCTGGCAGAGGAAAAACACACACTGGAGAAAAAGCTGGAGGCAGTAAATCAGGAAAGAGCCAATGCATTAAAAGATGAGTTGGCGAAAAAGGCTGTAGCCGTTAATGGTTCGCACTTAATTATTGAAAAAGTATCGGTACCTAATGCTGATGCGTTGAAGAATATTGCCTATGCTCTACGCAATCAATTTAACGACCTGTTATTGGTACTGGCTGCTGATGTGGACAGCAAACCACAGGTGGCGGTGATGATTGGGGAGAAGTTGATGGAAACAAAAAAGTATCACGCAGGTGAACTGGTAAAAGTGCTGGCAAAAGAAATTGAAGGGGGTGGAGGTGGACAGCCGTTCTTTGCCACCGCTGGTGGGAAAAATATTGCCGGCCTGGATGCCGTAATCATCAAAGCCAAAGAGTTGATTCGCTAG
- the gatB gene encoding Asp-tRNA(Asn)/Glu-tRNA(Gln) amidotransferase subunit GatB produces MAAAEKYQAVIGLEVHAQLLTASKIFAADSTAYGSEPNTQISVITLAHPGTLPKLNRQAVELAVRMGLACKSEIVRHMIFDRKNYFYPDLPKGYQITQDRTPICKGGYITIGEGASQKQIVLNRIHLEEDAGKSIHMENEPDTLVDFNRAGTALIEIVTEPVIHSSSDAYALLTEIRKLVRYLDVCDGNMEEGSLRCDANVSIRPKGSTILGKKVEIKNMNSIRNVQRAIDSEIERQIELTEKGEEIISETRLFDATSGKTYGMRTKEELNDYRYFPDPDLSPVALSDEWLTEIKAAMPALPWELEKKFIEQFNLPAYDARLLTETKELAQYFLEVCNHTDNFKAASNWIMGPVKSALNELTLTANDFPVKPVTLAELIKLVESGKVSFSIASQRIFPELLKNSALNPLDVAQQLNVVQTSDEDSILPVIDAVLADYPDKVAEYKKGKKGIIAMFMGEVMKRSKGKADPKVANQLLVKKLEEK; encoded by the coding sequence ATCGCAGCAGCTGAAAAATATCAAGCCGTAATCGGATTGGAGGTCCATGCACAGTTATTGACGGCCAGTAAAATCTTCGCGGCAGATTCAACTGCTTATGGTAGTGAACCCAACACGCAAATCAGCGTGATAACATTGGCGCATCCGGGTACATTACCAAAGCTGAATCGCCAGGCAGTGGAACTTGCCGTGCGCATGGGCCTTGCCTGTAAATCGGAGATTGTACGGCACATGATCTTTGATCGCAAGAATTATTTCTATCCCGATCTGCCGAAAGGCTACCAGATTACACAAGACCGCACACCCATCTGCAAAGGCGGTTACATTACCATCGGTGAAGGAGCATCTCAAAAACAAATTGTACTAAACCGCATTCACCTGGAAGAAGATGCCGGAAAATCCATTCACATGGAAAATGAACCCGATACATTGGTGGATTTTAATCGCGCAGGCACCGCGTTGATTGAAATTGTAACAGAGCCCGTCATTCATTCATCTTCTGATGCATATGCCTTGCTAACCGAAATCCGAAAACTTGTGCGTTACCTCGATGTGTGCGATGGCAACATGGAAGAAGGATCGCTGCGTTGTGACGCAAACGTCTCCATCAGACCAAAGGGATCAACGATTTTAGGCAAGAAAGTGGAGATCAAAAACATGAACTCCATCCGTAACGTGCAACGTGCAATCGATTCAGAGATTGAACGGCAGATTGAATTGACGGAGAAAGGTGAGGAGATCATTTCTGAAACACGATTGTTTGATGCAACTTCTGGAAAGACGTACGGCATGCGCACCAAAGAAGAATTGAACGATTACCGTTACTTCCCCGATCCGGATTTAAGTCCGGTTGCACTTTCAGATGAATGGCTGACTGAAATCAAAGCAGCCATGCCTGCACTTCCATGGGAACTGGAGAAAAAATTTATAGAGCAATTCAACTTACCGGCATATGATGCGCGCCTGCTGACGGAAACAAAGGAGTTGGCTCAGTATTTTCTTGAGGTGTGTAATCATACGGATAATTTCAAGGCAGCTTCAAACTGGATTATGGGGCCGGTAAAATCGGCTTTGAATGAACTTACACTAACGGCAAACGATTTTCCTGTTAAGCCTGTTACTTTAGCGGAACTGATTAAACTGGTTGAATCTGGAAAGGTGAGTTTTTCGATTGCTTCGCAGCGAATATTTCCGGAGTTGTTGAAAAATTCAGCGCTGAATCCACTGGATGTGGCACAGCAATTGAATGTGGTGCAGACGAGTGATGAAGATTCCATTCTGCCTGTGATTGATGCGGTTTTGGCCGACTATCCAGATAAGGTGGCAGAATACAAAAAGGGCAAGAAGGGAATTATTGCTATGTTTATGGGCGAAGTGATGAAGCGTAGCAAGGGCAAGGCCGACCCGAAAGTGGCCAATCAATTATTAGTAAAGAAACTGGAAGAAAAATGA
- a CDS encoding BlaI/MecI/CopY family transcriptional regulator: protein MRELTKAEDQIMQILWKLEKAFVKDIIDHLPDPKPAYNTVSTIIRILETKGFVGHKAYGKTHEYYPLIAKEKYTRFYLNTMLKGYFGGSFQNLVSFFAKENNLSAKELEELLKEINTKK, encoded by the coding sequence ATGAGAGAACTAACCAAGGCCGAAGATCAGATCATGCAGATTTTGTGGAAGCTTGAAAAAGCTTTTGTAAAAGATATCATCGATCACCTGCCCGATCCCAAGCCTGCCTACAACACAGTGTCTACTATCATTCGTATTCTGGAAACCAAAGGATTTGTAGGACATAAGGCGTACGGCAAAACGCATGAATACTACCCATTAATTGCAAAGGAAAAGTACACCCGCTTTTACCTGAATACCATGCTGAAAGGATACTTCGGGGGCTCATTCCAAAACCTGGTTTCCTTTTTCGCCAAAGAGAATAACCTGAGTGCGAAAGAACTGGAAGAGTTATTAAAAGAAATCAACACCAAAAAATAA
- a CDS encoding TonB family protein: MNTWLNYIVEANIGLLLFLLLYKALLSKETQFSYRRFYLLGALLLSLLFPWLTIGTPAEVVPTLSETLPDHWLPTTIEQTQAEALQPTFNFWELAFWLYGAVVALLFLRFVYQIIMLMQEARKGKSDEPVIEVDNASFIAFSFFKLVFISKAFNLTEADKQRILQHEHVHISKWHSVDMVLIELVRILFWFNPLLSYYKKEMSMVHEFEADEVASGSEHQDQYCSLLARSAIESSGYVLANHFNNSLTLKRITMIRTLKQKVKQWKTGIVFLFVSVLFLGIACQDQIAAEMNGLSQTTTVAGDFPDHLLPVVEQIKKENPGIKLMYVEAESINEEKIRSLNPNKILHTSHTRNMDDKGNIISERVELIIKTDDSISQLGDMTKSDDDVFLVVEANASPIGGMTALYEAINRELKFPEQAVKMGIEGKVFVEIIIEPDGSTSNHRPLKGIGAGCDEEAVRALKAANVKWNPGKQRGVAVRQKFVIPITFTLSDDASTGTVIPKEKKMIISSDVSYQNGKTIVNGTVTTEDGKPIPGMNIVVSGKTYGTVSKADGTFSLALEENSGELSFSFIGFETQKVRIN; encoded by the coding sequence ATGAACACCTGGCTAAACTATATCGTAGAAGCCAACATCGGATTGTTGCTGTTTCTGCTCTTGTACAAAGCACTGTTAAGCAAGGAAACCCAATTCAGCTACCGCAGATTTTATTTATTGGGTGCGCTCCTACTCTCGCTGCTTTTCCCATGGCTCACCATCGGTACCCCGGCTGAGGTAGTGCCCACACTTAGCGAAACCTTACCGGATCATTGGCTGCCCACAACCATTGAACAAACTCAAGCCGAGGCACTTCAACCTACTTTTAATTTTTGGGAATTGGCCTTTTGGTTATACGGAGCTGTAGTCGCATTGCTGTTTTTACGGTTTGTCTATCAGATCATTATGCTGATGCAAGAAGCCCGAAAAGGAAAATCGGACGAGCCTGTTATCGAAGTGGATAACGCTTCATTCATTGCCTTTTCCTTTTTTAAGCTGGTTTTCATCAGCAAAGCCTTTAACCTAACTGAAGCCGACAAGCAACGCATTCTGCAACACGAGCATGTGCACATTAGCAAATGGCACTCGGTTGACATGGTGCTGATTGAACTAGTCAGAATACTGTTCTGGTTTAATCCATTGCTCAGCTACTACAAAAAGGAAATGAGCATGGTACATGAATTTGAAGCCGATGAAGTCGCCTCAGGCAGTGAACATCAGGATCAATACTGCAGCCTGCTGGCCCGTTCGGCTATTGAATCTTCCGGATACGTATTGGCCAATCATTTTAATAATTCCCTAACCTTAAAACGAATTACCATGATCCGAACCTTAAAACAAAAAGTAAAGCAATGGAAAACAGGGATTGTTTTCCTGTTTGTAAGCGTATTGTTTCTGGGCATCGCCTGCCAGGATCAGATTGCTGCGGAAATGAACGGACTCTCACAAACCACCACCGTTGCCGGAGATTTTCCTGATCATTTGTTGCCAGTTGTTGAACAGATCAAAAAAGAAAACCCAGGTATTAAACTGATGTATGTTGAGGCTGAATCCATTAACGAAGAAAAAATCCGGAGTCTAAATCCAAACAAGATTTTACATACATCCCATACCCGCAACATGGATGATAAGGGTAATATAATTTCTGAGCGTGTTGAGTTAATCATCAAAACAGATGACTCCATATCGCAACTGGGTGATATGACTAAATCAGATGATGATGTGTTTCTCGTTGTTGAAGCGAATGCTTCACCAATCGGAGGAATGACCGCTTTGTACGAAGCTATCAATCGTGAACTTAAATTCCCTGAACAAGCCGTTAAAATGGGTATTGAAGGAAAGGTGTTTGTTGAGATAATAATTGAGCCTGATGGTAGCACATCTAACCACCGACCTCTTAAAGGTATTGGTGCTGGATGCGATGAAGAAGCAGTCAGAGCCCTCAAAGCAGCTAACGTAAAGTGGAATCCTGGTAAGCAGCGCGGTGTAGCTGTGCGTCAGAAATTCGTAATTCCCATTACATTTACCCTGTCAGATGATGCTTCAACCGGAACTGTTATTCCCAAGGAAAAAAAGATGATCATCTCCAGTGATGTATCGTACCAAAATGGTAAAACCATAGTAAATGGGACAGTCACTACTGAAGACGGAAAACCAATACCAGGAATGAACATTGTAGTCAGTGGTAAAACGTATGGAACAGTATCCAAGGCTGACGGAACCTTTAGTCTAGCATTAGAAGAAAATTCAGGAGAACTTTCTTTTTCGTTTATTGGATTTGAAACCCAAAAAGTCAGGATTAATTAA
- a CDS encoding DUF4159 domain-containing protein, translated as MRLATAIICLLAIGFQSFSQSLKIAKLKYNGGGDWYANKTALPNLISFCNRELGTTLAPEEDIVEVGNKDLYLYPYVYMTGHGNVVFSDSEATNLRNYLIGGGFLHIDDNYGLDKYIRLELKKVFPELELKELPYDHPIYQQKFNFPKGLPKIHEHDGKPAQGFGLIYEGRLVVYYSYECDLGNGWEDRRIHNTPVEKHEQALQMGANIIAYCFTNAF; from the coding sequence ATGAGATTAGCTACTGCTATTATCTGTCTTCTGGCTATTGGCTTCCAAAGTTTTAGCCAATCCCTAAAAATCGCCAAACTCAAATACAATGGCGGTGGCGATTGGTATGCTAATAAAACTGCATTGCCAAACCTGATCAGTTTTTGTAATCGTGAACTCGGAACCACGTTGGCTCCCGAAGAAGACATTGTTGAAGTAGGCAATAAAGACCTGTACCTCTACCCTTATGTGTACATGACAGGCCACGGCAATGTGGTGTTTTCAGATTCGGAAGCGACTAACCTAAGAAACTACCTGATAGGTGGTGGCTTTTTACACATTGATGATAACTACGGACTGGATAAATACATTAGACTAGAACTCAAGAAAGTGTTTCCTGAACTGGAATTAAAAGAACTTCCGTACGATCATCCCATCTACCAACAGAAATTCAACTTCCCAAAAGGGCTTCCCAAAATTCATGAACATGACGGAAAACCTGCTCAAGGTTTCGGCTTGATTTATGAAGGCCGACTGGTTGTCTACTATTCATATGAATGCGATCTCGGCAACGGCTGGGAAGACAGGCGCATCCACAACACGCCTGTAGAAAAACACGAACAGGCTTTACAAATGGGTGCCAATATTATCGCTTACTGCTTCACCAACGCTTTCTAA
- the thyA gene encoding thymidylate synthase gives MQNYLDLMKDILETGALKTDRTGTGTYSVFGRQLRFDLSEGFPLVTTKKLHLRSIIYELLWFLNGDTNIKYLNDNGVTIWDEWADENGDLGPVYGHQWRSWPAPDGTTIDQISKVIDQIKNKPDSRRHIVSAWNPAEVDKMALPPCHAMFQFYVADGKLSCQLYQRSADYFLGVPFNIASYALLTYMFAQQCDLEPGEFVWTGGDVHLYTNHIEQAKLQLTREPYPLPKLIIKRKPANIFDYAFEDFEIVNYQSHPGIKAPIAV, from the coding sequence ATGCAAAACTACCTTGATTTGATGAAGGACATCCTGGAAACAGGTGCCCTGAAGACCGACAGAACCGGAACGGGAACCTATTCTGTGTTTGGTCGTCAGTTAAGGTTTGATTTGAGTGAAGGGTTTCCACTCGTAACCACAAAAAAGCTGCATCTGCGCTCTATTATTTATGAGTTATTGTGGTTTTTGAATGGTGATACCAACATTAAGTACCTGAACGACAATGGCGTAACCATTTGGGATGAATGGGCAGATGAAAACGGAGATCTCGGACCGGTTTACGGACACCAATGGCGTAGCTGGCCTGCACCCGATGGAACGACTATCGATCAGATTTCGAAAGTGATTGATCAAATCAAAAACAAACCCGATTCGCGCAGGCACATTGTTTCAGCCTGGAATCCTGCCGAGGTAGACAAGATGGCCTTACCGCCTTGTCATGCCATGTTTCAGTTTTATGTAGCCGATGGAAAGTTATCCTGTCAGCTCTACCAGCGCTCCGCTGATTATTTTTTGGGCGTGCCTTTTAATATTGCCTCATATGCATTGCTTACCTATATGTTCGCCCAACAATGTGATCTGGAGCCGGGCGAATTTGTTTGGACGGGCGGAGATGTGCATTTGTATACCAACCACATTGAGCAGGCTAAACTTCAACTAACCCGTGAGCCATACCCGTTGCCCAAACTCATTATTAAACGTAAACCTGCCAACATTTTCGACTATGCTTTTGAGGATTTTGAGATCGTCAATTATCAATCTCATCCGGGGATTAAGGCACCCATTGCTGTTTGA
- a CDS encoding M23 family metallopeptidase, whose product MANLYYRYNPETCQYERIYPSGKKFLKRAGIFFILALFSALPLTYWYLQKFSSLEEQYLKQQNESLHARWSALEQKITEGYNTLRVFTNKDDAYYRTLLDLQPLSESIREAGVGGTDRKLEAIAEFPRVVLGYERVEKLKHQIQVEQQSFEELSLKADVQLSKRATRPAILPIHDRDMIRLHTTFGNRFHPLLRIWRDHRGLDMTAPKGTPVFATGDGVVSRADYSDTYGLVIYLDHGFGYETRYAHLHKYELKLGQEVKRGQLVGYVGTTGQSEAYHLHYEVLHNGTQVNPIYFFQRDLDHKEYQKLVEHPRYKAPAE is encoded by the coding sequence ATGGCCAACCTGTATTACCGATATAATCCCGAAACCTGCCAGTATGAGCGCATTTATCCTTCTGGCAAGAAGTTTTTAAAACGGGCCGGTATCTTTTTTATTCTGGCATTGTTCTCAGCACTACCCTTAACCTATTGGTATCTTCAAAAGTTTTCTTCGTTGGAAGAGCAATACCTGAAGCAACAAAATGAATCGCTGCACGCCCGTTGGTCGGCACTTGAGCAGAAAATTACTGAAGGCTATAATACCCTACGTGTATTCACCAATAAAGATGATGCATATTACCGCACCCTGTTGGATCTGCAACCCCTTTCTGAAAGTATTCGTGAAGCCGGTGTGGGGGGCACAGATCGTAAACTCGAGGCGATAGCAGAATTCCCGCGCGTAGTATTGGGTTACGAACGGGTGGAGAAGCTAAAGCACCAAATACAGGTTGAACAGCAGTCGTTTGAAGAATTAAGCCTGAAGGCAGATGTACAACTAAGTAAACGCGCAACACGGCCGGCAATCTTACCCATCCATGATCGTGATATGATTCGCCTGCATACCACGTTTGGAAATCGTTTCCACCCCTTGTTACGCATCTGGCGCGACCACCGGGGGCTTGATATGACAGCTCCAAAAGGAACACCTGTTTTTGCAACAGGCGATGGTGTGGTTTCCCGTGCGGATTATTCAGACACGTATGGACTGGTGATTTATCTCGATCATGGTTTCGGTTATGAAACACGTTATGCGCATTTGCATAAGTACGAACTCAAACTTGGTCAGGAGGTTAAGCGCGGCCAGTTGGTTGGCTATGTGGGTACCACCGGACAAAGCGAAGCCTATCACCTGCACTACGAAGTACTGCATAACGGTACCCAAGTGAACCCCATTTATTTCTTCCAGCGCGATCTCGATCATAAAGAATACCAGAAACTGGTTGAACACCCCCGGTACAAGGCACCGGCTGAATAA
- a CDS encoding M23 family metallopeptidase, whose protein sequence is MRQLKYRYNPTTCRYEPVPLRTRNILGATLLYLCLTGGLFVGLLFLHSSLFTTETEKALAQENKVLKVHHKELTRELNTVQASLFQLQQADEVVFEKLASNLNHPGLLENFTFKPSQQETTNFKKQYKETQAESADLLKKARYTNFILASNLTVDKEGLALLTNIPSLQPIANKELTRLASGFGERMHPFHGANYLHPGIDFVAPRGTSVVASTSGKISQVLYSDLQMGKGNFIEIDHGNGYTTRYHHLDEIRIKQGQSVTKGSEIGTVGMTGGAVSPHLHFEVLKDGKHVNPIDYLFEGLTSNEYAALKELAKQKNQALD, encoded by the coding sequence ATGCGTCAACTGAAATACCGATACAACCCCACAACTTGCCGGTATGAACCGGTTCCTCTGCGAACCCGGAACATTCTTGGTGCAACGTTGCTATACCTTTGCCTCACGGGAGGGTTGTTTGTAGGATTGTTGTTTCTGCATAGTTCACTCTTCACCACCGAAACAGAAAAAGCACTTGCACAAGAAAACAAAGTATTAAAGGTTCATCATAAAGAACTGACACGCGAGTTGAACACGGTACAAGCCTCGTTGTTTCAACTGCAACAGGCAGATGAAGTGGTGTTCGAAAAACTGGCCAGTAACCTCAATCATCCAGGGCTTCTTGAAAATTTTACTTTCAAGCCCAGTCAACAAGAAACCACCAACTTTAAAAAGCAGTACAAAGAAACCCAAGCTGAGTCTGCCGATTTACTCAAGAAGGCACGTTACACAAATTTCATCCTGGCCAGCAACCTTACTGTCGACAAAGAAGGTCTTGCCTTACTCACCAACATTCCATCACTCCAACCAATAGCGAATAAAGAATTGACCCGACTGGCTTCTGGTTTTGGGGAGCGCATGCATCCATTTCATGGAGCAAACTACCTTCATCCGGGTATAGACTTTGTTGCGCCCCGCGGAACGTCTGTAGTGGCCAGCACATCTGGTAAAATTAGCCAGGTGTTATACAGCGACCTGCAAATGGGCAAGGGTAACTTTATTGAAATTGATCATGGGAATGGTTACACAACCCGTTACCATCATTTGGATGAAATCCGCATCAAGCAAGGACAATCAGTAACCAAAGGCAGCGAGATTGGAACTGTGGGCATGACGGGGGGAGCTGTTTCACCGCATTTACATTTTGAGGTGTTAAAAGATGGTAAACATGTAAATCCGATCGATTACCTCTTTGAAGGACTCACCAGCAACGAATATGCTGCACTTAAGGAGTTAGCCAAACAAAAAAATCAAGCGCTCGATTAA